A single genomic interval of Homo sapiens chromosome 7, GRCh38.p14 Primary Assembly harbors:
- the FASTK gene encoding fas-activated serine/threonine kinase isoform X5 yields MLRVLLSAQTSPARLSGLLLIPPVQPCCLGPSKWGDRPVGGGPSAGPVQGLQRLLEQAKSPGELLRWLGQNPSKVRAHHYSVALRRLGQLLGSRPRPPPVEQVTLQDLSQLIIRNCPSFDIHTIHVCLHLAVLLGFPSDGPLVCALEQERRLRLPPKPPPPLQPLLREARPEELTPHVMVLLAQHLARHRLREPQLLEAIAHFLVVQETQLSSKVVQKLVLPFGRLNYLPLEQQFMPCLERILAREAGVAPLATVNILMSLCQLRCLPFRALHFVFSPGFINYISGTPHALIVRRYLSLLDTAVELELPGYRGPRLPRRQQVPIFPQPLITDRARCKYSHKDIVAEGLRQLLGEEKYRQDLTVPPGYCTATLRGTGVPERPAPAQELPEAEAPGPGPALGA; encoded by the exons ATGCTTCGAGTCCTGCTCTCTGCTCAGACCTCCCCTGCTCGGCTGTCTGGCCTGCTGCTGATCCCTCCAGTACAGCCCTGCTGTTTGGGGCCCAGCAAATGGGGGGACCGGCCTGTTGGAGGAGGCCCCAGTGCAGGTCCTGTGCAAGGACTGCAGCGGCTTCTGGAACAGGCGAAGAGCCCTGGGGAGCTGCTGCGCTGGCTGGGCCAGAACCCCAGCAAGGTGCGCGCCCACCACTACTCGGTGGCGCTTCGTCGTCTGGGCCAGCTCTTGGGGTCTCGGCCACGGCCCCCTCCTGTGGAGCAGGTCACACTGCAGGACTTGAGTCAGCTCATCATCCGAAACTGCCCCTCCTTTGACATTCACACCATCCACGTGTGTCTGCACCTTGCAGTCTTACTTG GCTTTCCATCTGATGGTCCCCTGGTGTGTGCCCTGGAACAGGAGCGAAGGCTCCGCCTCCCTCCGAAGCCACCTCCCCCTTTGCAGCCCCTTCTCCGAG AGGCAAGGCCAGAGGAACTGACTCCCCACGTGATGGTGCTCCTGGCCCAGCACCTGGCCCGGCACCGGTTGCGGGAGCCCCAGCTTCTGGAAGCCATTGCCCACTTCCTGGTGGTTCAGGAAACGCAACTCAGCAGCAAG GTGGTACAGAAGTTGGTCCTGCCCTTTGGGCGACTGAACTACCTGCCCCTGGAACAGCAGTTTATGCCCTGCCTTGAGAGGATCCTGGCTCGGGAAGCAGGGGTGGCACCCCTGGCTACAGTCAACATCTTGATGTCACTGTGCCAACTGCGGTGCCTGCCCTTCAGAGCCCTGCACTTTGTTTTTTCCCCTGGCTTCATCAACTACATCAGTG GCACCCCTCATGCTCTGATTGTGCGTCGCTACCTCTCCCTGCTGGACACGGCCGTGGAGCTGGAGCTCCCAGGATACCGGGGTCCCCGCCTTCCCCGAAGGCAGCAAGTGCCCATCTTTCCCCAGCCTCTCATCACCGACCGTGCCCGCTGCAAGTACAG TCACAAGGACATAGTAGCTGAGGGGTTGCGCCAGCTGCTGGGGGAGGAGAAATACCGCCAGGACCTGACTGTGCCTCCAGGCTACTGCACAG cTACCCTTCGAGGAACTGGAGTCCCAGAGAGGCCTGCCCCAGCTCAAGAGCTACCTGAGGCAGAAGCTCCAGGCCCTGGGCCTGCGCTGGGGGCCTGA
- the FASTK gene encoding fas-activated serine/threonine kinase isoform X7 has product MRRPRGEPGPRAPRPTEGATCAGPGESCFPSDGPLVCALEQERRLRLPPKPPPPLQPLLRGGQGLEAALSCPRFLRYPRQHLISSLAEARPEELTPHVMVLLAQHLARHRLREPQLLEAIAHFLVVQETQLSSKVVQKLVLPFGRLNYLPLEQQFMPCLERILAREAGVAPLATVNILMSLCQLRCLPFRALHFVFSPGFINYISGTPHALIVRRYLSLLDTAVELELPGYRGPRLPRRQQVPIFPQPLITDRARCKYSHKDIVAEGLRQLLGEEKYRQDLTVPPGYCTDFLLCASSSGAVLPVRTQDPFLPYPPRSCPQGQAASSATTRDPAQSYPSRNWSPREACPSSRAT; this is encoded by the exons ATGAGGAGGCCGCGGGGGGAACCCGGCCCCCGGGCCCCGAGACCGACTGAGGGAGCGACCTGCGCAGGGCCCGGGGAGTCAT GCTTTCCATCTGATGGTCCCCTGGTGTGTGCCCTGGAACAGGAGCGAAGGCTCCGCCTCCCTCCGAAGCCACCTCCCCCTTTGCAGCCCCTTCTCCGAGGTGGGCAAGGGTTGGAAGCTGCTCTAAGCTGCCCCCGTTTTCTGCGGTATCCACGGCAGCATCTGATCAGCAGCCTGGCAG AGGCAAGGCCAGAGGAACTGACTCCCCACGTGATGGTGCTCCTGGCCCAGCACCTGGCCCGGCACCGGTTGCGGGAGCCCCAGCTTCTGGAAGCCATTGCCCACTTCCTGGTGGTTCAGGAAACGCAACTCAGCAGCAAG GTGGTACAGAAGTTGGTCCTGCCCTTTGGGCGACTGAACTACCTGCCCCTGGAACAGCAGTTTATGCCCTGCCTTGAGAGGATCCTGGCTCGGGAAGCAGGGGTGGCACCCCTGGCTACAGTCAACATCTTGATGTCACTGTGCCAACTGCGGTGCCTGCCCTTCAGAGCCCTGCACTTTGTTTTTTCCCCTGGCTTCATCAACTACATCAGTG GCACCCCTCATGCTCTGATTGTGCGTCGCTACCTCTCCCTGCTGGACACGGCCGTGGAGCTGGAGCTCCCAGGATACCGGGGTCCCCGCCTTCCCCGAAGGCAGCAAGTGCCCATCTTTCCCCAGCCTCTCATCACCGACCGTGCCCGCTGCAAGTACAG TCACAAGGACATAGTAGCTGAGGGGTTGCGCCAGCTGCTGGGGGAGGAGAAATACCGCCAGGACCTGACTGTGCCTCCAGGCTACTGCACAG ACTTCCTGCTGTGCGCCAGCAGCTCTGGTGCTGTGCTTCCCGTGAGGACCCAGGACCCCTTCCTGCCATACCCACCAAGGTCCTGCCCACAGGGCCAGGCTGCCTCTAGCGCCACTACTCGAGACCCTGCCCAGAG cTACCCTTCGAGGAACTGGAGTCCCAGAGAGGCCTGCCCCAGCTCAAGAGCTACCTGA
- the FASTK gene encoding fas-activated serine/threonine kinase isoform X2, with protein MRRPRGEPGPRAPRPTEGATCAGPGESWSPSPNSMLRVLLSAQTSPARLSGLLLIPPVQPCCLGPSKWGDRPVGGGPSAGPVQGLQRLLEQAKSPGELLRWLGQNPSKVRAHHYSVALRRLGQLLGSRPRPPPVEQVTLQDLSQLIIRNCPSFDIHTIHVCLHLAVLLGFPSDGPLVCALEQERRLRLPPKPPPPLQPLLRGGQGLEAALSCPRFLRYPRQHLISSLAEARPEELTPHVMVLLAQHLARHRLREPQLLEAIAHFLVVQETQLSSKVVQKLVLPFGRLNYLPLEQQFMPCLERILAREAGVAPLATVNILMSLCQLRCLPFRALHFVFSPGFINYISGTPHALIVRRYLSLLDTAVELELPGYRGPRLPRRQQVPIFPQPLITDRARCKYSHKDIVAEGLRQLLGEEKYRQDLTVPPGYCTDFLLCASSSGAVLPVRTQDPFLPYPPRSCPQGQAASSATTRDPAQSYPSRNWSPREACPSSRAT; from the exons ATGAGGAGGCCGCGGGGGGAACCCGGCCCCCGGGCCCCGAGACCGACTGAGGGAGCGACCTGCGCAGGGCCCGGGGAGTCAT GGTCTCCATCACCCAACTCCATGCTTCGAGTCCTGCTCTCTGCTCAGACCTCCCCTGCTCGGCTGTCTGGCCTGCTGCTGATCCCTCCAGTACAGCCCTGCTGTTTGGGGCCCAGCAAATGGGGGGACCGGCCTGTTGGAGGAGGCCCCAGTGCAGGTCCTGTGCAAGGACTGCAGCGGCTTCTGGAACAGGCGAAGAGCCCTGGGGAGCTGCTGCGCTGGCTGGGCCAGAACCCCAGCAAGGTGCGCGCCCACCACTACTCGGTGGCGCTTCGTCGTCTGGGCCAGCTCTTGGGGTCTCGGCCACGGCCCCCTCCTGTGGAGCAGGTCACACTGCAGGACTTGAGTCAGCTCATCATCCGAAACTGCCCCTCCTTTGACATTCACACCATCCACGTGTGTCTGCACCTTGCAGTCTTACTTG GCTTTCCATCTGATGGTCCCCTGGTGTGTGCCCTGGAACAGGAGCGAAGGCTCCGCCTCCCTCCGAAGCCACCTCCCCCTTTGCAGCCCCTTCTCCGAGGTGGGCAAGGGTTGGAAGCTGCTCTAAGCTGCCCCCGTTTTCTGCGGTATCCACGGCAGCATCTGATCAGCAGCCTGGCAG AGGCAAGGCCAGAGGAACTGACTCCCCACGTGATGGTGCTCCTGGCCCAGCACCTGGCCCGGCACCGGTTGCGGGAGCCCCAGCTTCTGGAAGCCATTGCCCACTTCCTGGTGGTTCAGGAAACGCAACTCAGCAGCAAG GTGGTACAGAAGTTGGTCCTGCCCTTTGGGCGACTGAACTACCTGCCCCTGGAACAGCAGTTTATGCCCTGCCTTGAGAGGATCCTGGCTCGGGAAGCAGGGGTGGCACCCCTGGCTACAGTCAACATCTTGATGTCACTGTGCCAACTGCGGTGCCTGCCCTTCAGAGCCCTGCACTTTGTTTTTTCCCCTGGCTTCATCAACTACATCAGTG GCACCCCTCATGCTCTGATTGTGCGTCGCTACCTCTCCCTGCTGGACACGGCCGTGGAGCTGGAGCTCCCAGGATACCGGGGTCCCCGCCTTCCCCGAAGGCAGCAAGTGCCCATCTTTCCCCAGCCTCTCATCACCGACCGTGCCCGCTGCAAGTACAG TCACAAGGACATAGTAGCTGAGGGGTTGCGCCAGCTGCTGGGGGAGGAGAAATACCGCCAGGACCTGACTGTGCCTCCAGGCTACTGCACAG ACTTCCTGCTGTGCGCCAGCAGCTCTGGTGCTGTGCTTCCCGTGAGGACCCAGGACCCCTTCCTGCCATACCCACCAAGGTCCTGCCCACAGGGCCAGGCTGCCTCTAGCGCCACTACTCGAGACCCTGCCCAGAG cTACCCTTCGAGGAACTGGAGTCCCAGAGAGGCCTGCCCCAGCTCAAGAGCTACCTGA
- the FASTK gene encoding fas-activated serine/threonine kinase isoform X3: MRRPRGEPGPRAPRPTEGATCAGPGESWSPSPNSMLRVLLSAQTSPARLSGLLLIPPVQPCCLGPSKWGDRPVGGGPSAGPVQGLQRLLEQAKSPGELLRWLGQNPSKVRAHHYSVALRRLGQLLGSRPRPPPVEQVTLQDLSQLIIRNCPSFDIHTIHVCLHLAVLLGFPSDGPLVCALEQERRLRLPPKPPPPLQPLLREARPEELTPHVMVLLAQHLARHRLREPQLLEAIAHFLVVQETQLSSKVVQKLVLPFGRLNYLPLEQQFMPCLERILAREAGVAPLATVNILMSLCQLRCLPFRALHFVFSPGFINYISGTPHALIVRRYLSLLDTAVELELPGYRGPRLPRRQQVPIFPQPLITDRARCKYSHKDIVAEGLRQLLGEEKYRQDLTVPPGYCTDFLLCASSSGAVLPVRTQDPFLPYPPRSCPQGQAASSATTRDPAQSYPSRNWSPREACPSSRAT, translated from the exons ATGAGGAGGCCGCGGGGGGAACCCGGCCCCCGGGCCCCGAGACCGACTGAGGGAGCGACCTGCGCAGGGCCCGGGGAGTCAT GGTCTCCATCACCCAACTCCATGCTTCGAGTCCTGCTCTCTGCTCAGACCTCCCCTGCTCGGCTGTCTGGCCTGCTGCTGATCCCTCCAGTACAGCCCTGCTGTTTGGGGCCCAGCAAATGGGGGGACCGGCCTGTTGGAGGAGGCCCCAGTGCAGGTCCTGTGCAAGGACTGCAGCGGCTTCTGGAACAGGCGAAGAGCCCTGGGGAGCTGCTGCGCTGGCTGGGCCAGAACCCCAGCAAGGTGCGCGCCCACCACTACTCGGTGGCGCTTCGTCGTCTGGGCCAGCTCTTGGGGTCTCGGCCACGGCCCCCTCCTGTGGAGCAGGTCACACTGCAGGACTTGAGTCAGCTCATCATCCGAAACTGCCCCTCCTTTGACATTCACACCATCCACGTGTGTCTGCACCTTGCAGTCTTACTTG GCTTTCCATCTGATGGTCCCCTGGTGTGTGCCCTGGAACAGGAGCGAAGGCTCCGCCTCCCTCCGAAGCCACCTCCCCCTTTGCAGCCCCTTCTCCGAG AGGCAAGGCCAGAGGAACTGACTCCCCACGTGATGGTGCTCCTGGCCCAGCACCTGGCCCGGCACCGGTTGCGGGAGCCCCAGCTTCTGGAAGCCATTGCCCACTTCCTGGTGGTTCAGGAAACGCAACTCAGCAGCAAG GTGGTACAGAAGTTGGTCCTGCCCTTTGGGCGACTGAACTACCTGCCCCTGGAACAGCAGTTTATGCCCTGCCTTGAGAGGATCCTGGCTCGGGAAGCAGGGGTGGCACCCCTGGCTACAGTCAACATCTTGATGTCACTGTGCCAACTGCGGTGCCTGCCCTTCAGAGCCCTGCACTTTGTTTTTTCCCCTGGCTTCATCAACTACATCAGTG GCACCCCTCATGCTCTGATTGTGCGTCGCTACCTCTCCCTGCTGGACACGGCCGTGGAGCTGGAGCTCCCAGGATACCGGGGTCCCCGCCTTCCCCGAAGGCAGCAAGTGCCCATCTTTCCCCAGCCTCTCATCACCGACCGTGCCCGCTGCAAGTACAG TCACAAGGACATAGTAGCTGAGGGGTTGCGCCAGCTGCTGGGGGAGGAGAAATACCGCCAGGACCTGACTGTGCCTCCAGGCTACTGCACAG ACTTCCTGCTGTGCGCCAGCAGCTCTGGTGCTGTGCTTCCCGTGAGGACCCAGGACCCCTTCCTGCCATACCCACCAAGGTCCTGCCCACAGGGCCAGGCTGCCTCTAGCGCCACTACTCGAGACCCTGCCCAGAG cTACCCTTCGAGGAACTGGAGTCCCAGAGAGGCCTGCCCCAGCTCAAGAGCTACCTGA